The following coding sequences lie in one Spea bombifrons isolate aSpeBom1 chromosome 5, aSpeBom1.2.pri, whole genome shotgun sequence genomic window:
- the CXCR6 gene encoding C-X-C chemokine receptor type 6: protein MANDNNTSIIDYEDYEPDNFDSKLHSVFLPVVYSVTFIFGLIGNLLVIIIFIFYEKVRTLTDTFLVNLATADMLFLCTLPFLALQAADTWKFGDVMCKIIRGAYRINLYTSMLTLTCITIDRFLSITQATKLNNFLSRKHKWGKVICVVVWMLSVILAIPQFIYSGQNCVELYESYQTEVLVTSLQMTFGFYVPLAAILFCYASIIKTLINASSFRKHKSIKIIVILVVVFVATQLPFNVIMLLYIIDKHYVRDTHFQTALIITEAFAYLHACLNPVLYFFIGVKFRKKICKMLSNLGIIKHYNEQTELKNTDGYSKNISASTNMDAMSMH from the coding sequence ATGGCCAATGACAACAATACATCTATTATCGATTATGAAGATTATGAACCGGACAATTTTGATTCAAAGCTACATAGTGTATTTCTACCTGTTGTTTACTCTGTCACATTCATTTTTGGACTGATTGGTAATCTGCTTGTCATCataatatttatcttttatGAGAAAGTCAGAACACTCACAGATACATTTTTGGTAAACCTGGCAACTGCAGACATGTTGTTTCTCTGTACCCTACCATTCCTTGCCCTTCAGGCTGCAGACACCTGGAAGTTTGGAGATGTTATGTGCAAAATTATCCGTGGTGCATACCGAATAAACTTATATACATCTATGTTAACACTTACATGCATCACTATTGACAGATTTCTTTCTATAACCCAAGCTACTAAGCTTAACAACTTTCTGTCGCGCAAGCATAAATGGGGAAAGGTGATCTGTGTGGTGGTGTGGATGCTTTCTGTGATCCTAGCCATTCCACAGTTTATTTACAGCGGGCAAAATTGTGTTGAACTTTATGAATCGTATCAGACTGAGGTGCTCGTAACATCTCTGCAAATGACATTTGGCTTCTATGTGCCTTTAGCAGCAATTCTGTTTTGTTATGCTTCAATtataaaaactttgataaatgcTAGCAGCTTTCGCAAgcacaaatcaataaaaataattgttatcCTTGTGGTGGTATTTGTTGCTACACAGTTGCCTTTTAATGTTATAATGCTGCTGTATATCATAGACAAGCACTATGTACGAGACACTCATTTTCAGACAGCATTAATTATAACAGAAGCCTTTGCTTATTTGCATGCATGCCTTAAcccagttttatatttttttattggtgtaaagtttagaaaaaaaatctgtaaaatgcTGAGTAATTTAGGAATTATCAAGCATTATAACGAGCAAACTGAACTCAAGAACACTGATGGATactcaaaaaatatttctgcttcaACAAACATGGATGCCATGTCTATGCATTAA